The sequence CATCGGTAGTTAATGCCATTGTGACCCAGGAGGGCAACTCTGCAATGTGTGTAGCTAATGTTTTTACAGACATGCTTTTCGTATGGGGCTTCCAATCATATTTATCATTGGGTATACAGGACAGCATTTTTTTAGTGGTTTGAAATTCGGCATCCATCTCTTTTAAGAGCATTTTAATTAATGTCATAGTCTTATCGTTTTAAGTTTATGCGACAAAATTAGGAGGAGGCAGTGACAACCTTATGGCAGTCTGTTTTATTATTTATTTGGCAATAATGTTTAAATCCAAAAAGAGATCATCTTTATTGCACTTAAATGAGGGTTGCTTAAAACGTAACCGGCAGCTGCTTAATGTATTCTGCAAGTTCCATATGCTCGGTACGCGTAAACGGCGTGCCTGTGTGTTTCAGGGATTTAACCCGAGAAAGCTTAAAATCTCTGTATTCACTGCGTTTATGACACCAGGCTATTACATGCCAGCTTAAGGCGTAAAATACCAGGCCTATAGGTTCAATTTCTCTTTTACTTGCCTCTTCTTTCGAATTAGCATATTCCATTTCAATAATCTGTCTCGAAGAAATTGCCTCCTGCAGCGGCGATAGGTAGTCGAGTTCTGGTGTGATGCGCGAAGGTAATTGAAGATGCGTCGTATTGTTCAATGCTTCCAGTTGTTCCTTTTGTTTTGCATTCAACACAGCCTTAATTTTATTTAAAGCGCTTGAATAATTTTTTTTTATTGACTTATCAGAAAATCCGTAGACAATGCTTTCTATTAAAAGCAGCGCATTTGCTTCATCAGAATTAAATGATATAGGAGGCAAAAAATATCCGTTTACTATAAAATAACCTTTAGTTTGCTCAAAACTTACCGGCACGCCTTGCTCACAAAGTGCTTTCACGTCACGGTACACGGTTCGGATACTGATATTAAATTTACCTGCAATAGTTTCGGCCTGTACATATTTTTTCGATTGTAACAGTGTCAGAATTCCAAACAAACGATCAATGCGATTCATTCTTGCTTATGGTTTAAAAGTTGCAAGGTACTTACATATTCCTTGAGCAAATTATCCTGCAGCATCATGGATTTAATTTTTTCCAGCTGCGTTTCAGATAACGAGCAATGCCTACTGATAACATCTACACCCTTTGGCGTGAATGC is a genomic window of Sphingobacteriaceae bacterium containing:
- a CDS encoding DNA-binding transcriptional regulator, which gives rise to MNRIDRLFGILTLLQSKKYVQAETIAGKFNISIRTVYRDVKALCEQGVPVSFEQTKGYFIVNGYFLPPISFNSDEANALLLIESIVYGFSDKSIKKNYSSALNKIKAVLNAKQKEQLEALNNTTHLQLPSRITPELDYLSPLQEAISSRQIIEMEYANSKEEASKREIEPIGLVFYALSWHVIAWCHKRSEYRDFKLSRVKSLKHTGTPFTRTEHMELAEYIKQLPVTF